Genomic DNA from Coffea arabica cultivar ET-39 chromosome 7e, Coffea Arabica ET-39 HiFi, whole genome shotgun sequence:
CCTTCTTCAATATATGTGCCCCTAACCCCTTTCTGATTGCTACAGATGTTGCTTTAATGCTACTTCGACGATATCCAAAACTTGGTGTCGCCCCAGATCATAATGGTGACTATGCTCTCCAGTTACTGGCTCACAAGCCATCCGCATTTCCTAGTGGAACCAAACTTGTTTCCTGGAAAAGATGGATCTATTCATGTTAGTGTCCTTTTTCCAGTTCTACTTTACttttacatcaaattccagGGTAAATGTTTTAATAATGATCACTGACTTGTATATAATGAAGAACAATATTATGCACTCTAATTCAGTGATAAGGAAAACAATCTAAGAATAATGACcattgtgcattttttttcttacttTCTACGAATTttaagggaaaatcgttcaaaacgtccctcacattttgtaaaatgacttttttcatcccttatttttaaaagtgtaattttacgtcccttacaaattcacattggtcaaTTTTGCTCCCTACCTAGATTTTCGACTAATTTTTTGCCGGAATTCATGACGTGCCTTGCAGGTGATCATTTTTTatgggcaaaattatcaaatcaaaatttatataatgattacatttcacaaaataaattgtttcgtccctcatacttcacaaaataaattcttgcatccctcacatttcacaaaatgattttttttcatcCCTAATTGACCATGTGTACGaatagtttatttttttaaatccatgtatatatctatttgatttcacctgaataatacgaataacatgtaatatatctttatttgatttcacctaaacacACTAATTGTAGTTATAAatatgctattcaatagatatatgtAAGGGTTTAaatctaacaattttttttaaacccatatatatgtgtatatatatatattcgatCTCACCATGTaaatctattcaatatttgtagcCTTTTctattttggtaataattcatttattgaatTGTGTAATAAAACTATCTAATTAATCGGTCCTAACTTGAATTCTATAGTCATATTAACAAATTGCAgtttaaatctaaaatttttactCGCAACTTTAAGATCAACAATTGAATTTCTTACCTTGTGATtatcttaaaatttgaaagtgttaaTCATTTACTTcgttttgtcatacttttcctttatttattttttctacccaaatttaattcgatataaacacttgAAAATGTTtaggattaattattttttttaatttttgaataaaaagaaatgacatgagtgaaaaactaacaattttttttaaatccctgtatatatctattttaattTTACCTAAATAGTACGTTCAggcgaaatcaaatagagatatattgcatgctattcgtattattcaagtgtaatcaaatagatatatacatgagtttaaaaaaaaagttattcgtacacatgatcaataaaggatgaaaaatttattttgtaaaatatgaaggatgaaaaaattcattttgtaaaatgtaaggggcgaaacaattcattttgtgaaatgtgagcgacaaaaaatttattttgtgaaatgtgagggactatagATTGGAttgtgtaaattttgatttaacaaatttgcccttaaaaatgatcatgtgcaaAGCACGTGGTGGATTATGacaaaaaactagtcggaaacctaAATAGGGacaaaaattgaccaatatgaatttataagggacgtaaaagtgcacttttaaaagtgagggacgaaaaaagttattttacaaaatgtgagggatgttttgaacgattttcccgaATTTTAATTGCCATATCAGtatgaaatttgaattttgattgtTATCTCCGTATAAAATCTTCCAATAACAAGAATACCAACATGCCGCATATAGTAATTGTGTACTAGTGTTGGAGAATGCCACTTATACTCTGTATTTATGTCCCAGGTCTAATGGAACATTCTCCATTGGGAAGTCCAACAGATTCTGCTAAAGATGATCagacaacaaaagcaagcatgATTGGAGACCACAGCATTGAGATTACTGATGATGAAACGAATTTGACAGGAAATCGAGGCCTacagattactagctttggtATGTCAAATATCAAATTTCGTCTTCCAAAATTCCTTCTGttgtaaaacatttttgggttaGGAATCTTCTccctagcttttcttttttctctcaatTTTTGCTGTAGCTAGATGACAAAATGGAGTCCATTGTAtttcgcaacggatcttctgtcttaCTCTCTGTtctactttttattatattgctattttttgtttataaatatcatattttagttcttttttattttcttaagatTCAATAACTTGTCATCCCTGCAGCACGACCCATAAAATAGTATTAATCTTCTATATTATATTCTGATAGTGTATTCACTATCAATTTTGAATGAGTGATAACTTTGAATTCTGATAaactttgaatttgaaattcgacTTTTACACGTGTCATGAATCATATAAATATGAATTCAATGATGTGATAGTGTAAATACTGTCagtgaaaaatttcatatttgaactcttttacATACACTATCAAAAAatctaaaaaggaaaagatttaCCCTATAAAATATATACACTTACATGCAAAATTATTCAGGCGATGCCTAATGAAGCCCCAAGCACGATTAAGTCGGCCTTTATGTTTAGATTCAAGCTATCATTAGACCAGTTAAAACTTAAGGCTTAATCCCAAATTTTTTGGACCGATGGAGCTGAGCTCAGACCGATCCGGCCCATTCACAGTCCTTTGTGTGTTTGAATAGGCCTATCAATAACTGGGAGAAGCCAGAGGAAAGTTCAAGTTTAATAGGATTAAGTCCAACATTTTGGAGCCTTTTTTAGTAGGAATAAAAgattattaaaataaaagaagaaaaaaaaaatttttttgaaaaaaaaaaagatagaagatTATTAAAGATAAAAGATTATGTCCTTCTAAGGATAAGAACGAGGGATTTTTCATTCACATGTGTGCATAAATACGATTGCTAAACTTAAGGATTCTCATGGGTTTCACTTTTTTTAGGCAAAGCCATTGTTCTCAGCCACAAAAATTACCTTGGTAAGCAGGCAAAGCTGTAGTTCTTAGCCCTCCCTTACTTGATTGATCCGGATTCTTATGAGTTTCACCTTGATTtagaagaaaacaagagaaattgaGAAAAGGtttgagaaagaagaaaaaaatgaaagaaattggggaaattttatAAATAGTTGTTAACTCTTTCATATCCTTGCCATCTTTCTCTGAGCTTTTCATTCTTTGTACATTCCAATAGGCATTATCCCTATCATATATCTGTTCACAAgttctgttcttttttttctgtACAACTCATTTGGCGCTTCATATGCACTAAGCAGGCATGCAAGTTTCTATCTCTGAAGACATATAATACTAGTTTCATGTCTGTTTAGTTGTGAAGAGGCTCTTTAGTCGAGTGTAACAATGTTTTAGATGCCCTTACGCTGTTGTGCAAGACTTCTGTTTTATTCCCTTTGACctcacatttgaagcatttatGATACTAATGGCTTTCCATCTCATTTAATTCATCCTATGTGTATCTGTTTTCTTGCAGTGCTGAAGGTTTTGCATGGACTCGGTTGGAGCATATTAAGTTGCCTCGGTTTGTGTCATGACAGGAAATTGATTCATAAAGATGCCATTGAACTCCTGAAGCTCATATTTGAGGAAATCCGGGAATTGAGCATGAAAGACCTTGAAAAGATGGAtatcatgaaaattttataCGATGCGATTGAGCAAGGAATCATTGAGTTCGTTGATAAAAGTTTCAGATATAAGACCGCAATCATATATAAAAGAGACGGAAAGGGCAGAACAATTTTTTCACATGCAATTCTGCTTCGCCAAGAGAAAATTTATAGCTTTTTAAATGCCTTGGAAGCAAGAAAGAGCATACTAGCACGTAGGCGTGATTTCTTCGGCAACAATTTGCTACATTTAGCAGCCAAGCTGTCTCCATTGTCTCAACTTGACAAGATTTCTGGAGCAGCTCTTCAAATGCAAAGGGAAATACAATGGTATAAGGTGAGCAATTTAATTCAAAGTCAATTCGTAGTCATACATTTTTGTTTTCATGTCTCATGAAACTACAAGAATTTTGGCTTTATGCGGCATCAGAATAATGCCGCGAAAAATCAACATACAGGCTACAGCTACAAAAAAAGGTTTTTGCGGTAGATTTGTGGCATTATTCTGATATGTTGCCTAAACTCATGCCCCATAAGAAATACGACAGTCGCTTTTATGATGCTGCAAAAAATGTATGTGGCACAATTTTAATGCTGCAAATGTACTTGTGGCAGGCATCTAATAGCGGCATTTATAGGTGTCGTAAGAACAGCCAAACTATCTCTATGTTGCAACTCATGTCACTGCGTCATGAAATAGAGACATAACAGCAGCAAGATTCTTTATTTACTTGTATTGTCCTAGTGAGAGACTCGTCCTGACGTGAATTAGTTTGCAGGAAGTTGAGAGTATTGTACAACCAAGGATGAAGGAACAACGTAATGCCTATAATAAAACACCTTCTGAACTCTTTACTGAAGAGCATAAGGTGCTGGCTAAGGAGGGAGAAAGATGGATGAAAAATACGGCAGGATCAAGTATGATTGTGGGAACTCTCATCGCTGCAGTCATGTTTACAACAGCTTTCACAGTTCCAGGTGGTAATGATAGTAAAACAGGGCTCCCTGTCATGCTAGAAACTCAATCAAAAGCATTTTTGATTTTTATGGCATCAAATGCACTGTCGCTGTTCACTTCTTCGACATCAATTCTAATGTTCTTGGGGATTCTCACCGCACGTTATGCAGAAGGAGATTTTCTCAAGTCCTTGCCCACAAAGCTAATATTTGGAATCACGTGCTTGTTCGTCTCGATAGTAACCATGATGGCATCATTTGGTACTGCTCTCTATCTGATGCTGATCAAACAAGTAGCTTGGATTTCCTACCCAATCATAGCTTTCTCTGTTATTCCAATAGCTCTTTACTCATTGTTGCAATTCCCTCTTCTGGTTGAGATGATCAGTCGCACTTACGGACATGGCATCTTCCAAAAACCTAAAAAGAAGCTCTATAGTTTTGCAACCGACACTACTACCAGCATCTGATCTCCAT
This window encodes:
- the LOC113698565 gene encoding uncharacterized protein; translation: MTKTSGDDRIGRAAIGIVPEEFTEENYEEWKRCLEHYLVGHGLWGVVSGEEKDPINDERQEYGEEKKQEHEEWKKKNALALHAIQLSCGTGTYVKLKEAHTSAVVAWKHLVEKLRPKKIFAKGDCEDESSRVEEEEGDPEDERSRVEEEGPKEYRRYRPLYIAIATGDFDRTKSLLDEDPGAVRAIISSHRGTALQFAIVNGHMKIAKELLRRMEQADLEMVNDNGCTALTFAAIRGVTKLAKKIVKKNGRLLIKENDGLDGQLPVIVAALYGQKHMVDYLYSETPRELFRPEVGENGATLLNSLITAEMYDVALMLLRRYPKLGVAPDHNGDYALQLLAHKPSAFPSGTKLVSWKRWIYSCLMEHSPLGSPTDSAKDDQTTKASMIGDHSIEITDDETNLTGNRGLQITSFVLKVLHGLGWSILSCLGLCHDRKLIHKDAIELLKLIFEEIRELSMKDLEKMDIMKILYDAIEQGIIEFVDKSFRYKTAIIYKRDGKGRTIFSHAILLRQEKIYSFLNALEARKSILARRRDFFGNNLLHLAAKLSPLSQLDKISGAALQMQREIQWYKEVESIVQPRMKEQRNAYNKTPSELFTEEHKVLAKEGERWMKNTAGSSMIVGTLIAAVMFTTAFTVPGGNDSKTGLPVMLETQSKAFLIFMASNALSLFTSSTSILMFLGILTARYAEGDFLKSLPTKLIFGITCLFVSIVTMMASFGTALYLMLIKQVAWISYPIIAFSVIPIALYSLLQFPLLVEMISRTYGHGIFQKPKKKLYSFATDTTTSI